A genomic segment from Limosilactobacillus sp. encodes:
- a CDS encoding M20 family metallopeptidase, giving the protein MTQLVNEQEQQEAVKTLERLISVPSYNQPAEDGAPFGRGIRNALDEMMKICDELGFKTYEDPDGYYGYAEVGEGEKVFGVICHLDTVPAGDPATWDHDPFKGTVINNAIYGRGSQDDKGPGIAALYAVKALMDAGYHFNQRIRFIYGTDEEILWRGIAQYNKKESQIDSGISPDAEFPLIYAEKGLEQAYLVGPGTDKLHISLKNAFNAVPDKAVYDGPKQDEVKAALDRHNFKYTSDDKSITVIGKSVHAMLAPEGTNAVLRLAIALDEVFDFKPLDFFGKLFKEDATGTNVLGDVKDESGHLTFNISSLEINEKETRMQIDLRIPVTVDRDKLLDKLNENVAPYELKYAPFDYVAPLYVPKDSKLIQTLMEVYKDQTGDTTATPQISGGATFARTMHNCVAFGGMLPTTPDYMHQANEQWPLPDMFKAMEIFAQAIKKLCVD; this is encoded by the coding sequence GCAACGCCCTCGACGAAATGATGAAGATCTGCGACGAGCTGGGCTTTAAGACCTACGAGGATCCGGACGGCTACTACGGCTATGCCGAGGTTGGTGAGGGCGAGAAGGTCTTCGGGGTGATCTGCCACCTCGACACCGTCCCGGCCGGTGATCCCGCTACCTGGGACCACGACCCATTCAAGGGCACCGTCATCAACAACGCCATTTACGGCCGGGGCTCCCAGGACGACAAGGGACCTGGCATCGCGGCCCTCTACGCCGTCAAGGCCTTAATGGACGCCGGCTACCACTTCAACCAGCGGATCCGCTTCATCTACGGGACCGACGAGGAAATCCTCTGGCGGGGGATTGCCCAGTACAACAAGAAGGAATCCCAGATCGACAGCGGGATTTCACCGGACGCCGAGTTCCCACTGATCTACGCCGAAAAGGGCCTGGAGCAGGCTTACCTGGTGGGCCCGGGCACCGACAAGCTGCACATCAGCCTGAAGAATGCTTTCAACGCCGTTCCTGACAAGGCCGTTTACGATGGCCCGAAGCAGGACGAGGTCAAGGCCGCCCTCGACCGGCACAACTTCAAGTACACCAGTGATGACAAATCCATCACGGTGATTGGGAAGTCCGTTCACGCTATGCTGGCGCCGGAGGGAACCAACGCCGTTCTGCGGCTGGCGATCGCCCTGGACGAGGTCTTTGACTTCAAGCCGCTGGACTTCTTCGGCAAGCTCTTCAAGGAGGACGCCACCGGGACCAACGTGCTGGGGGACGTCAAGGACGAGTCTGGTCACCTGACCTTCAACATCTCTAGCCTGGAGATCAACGAGAAGGAGACCCGGATGCAGATCGACCTGCGGATTCCGGTCACCGTTGACCGCGACAAGCTGCTAGACAAGCTGAACGAAAACGTGGCACCATACGAGCTCAAATACGCCCCGTTTGACTACGTGGCGCCGCTTTACGTGCCAAAGGACAGCAAGTTGATTCAGACCCTGATGGAAGTCTACAAGGACCAGACCGGCGACACCACGGCCACCCCACAGATCTCAGGTGGGGCGACCTTTGCCCGGACCATGCACAACTGCGTGGCCTTCGGGGGGATGCTGCCGACAACGCCGGATTATATGCACCAGGCCAACGAACAGTGGCCACTGCCGGACATGTTCAAGGCCATGGAGATTTTTGCTCAGGCAATCAAGAAGCTCTGCGTGGACTAA